The DNA region AAAATATCTCTTATAATGTAAATTTAGGTAAAAAATAGCTATTTTTAAAATATTGTCTTAATTAATATTTTAATATTAAGTATATTGAAAAATTATCTATTAAAAAAAATATTTTTAAATTTATTTAATTATTTAATTATTTACTTATATAATTATTATTTAGCATTTTATTAGTTATTCAATTATATCGTATGTAGTACTTCTTTCTTTTGGAATCCTATTTATGGCCAATATGGAGTTTCTCAATTCATCTTTAGTCATAGAAACTTCGTCAGCACCTGCGGCTTCACTTACTTCATCACCCATTAAGGTACCACCAACATCATTTGCACCACATCTTAAACTAATCTGTGATAATTTTATGCCTAATTTTACCCAAGGGGCTTGTATATTTGGTATAGTATCTTTTAAAATTATTCTTGATAATGCGGTAATTAATAAATCATAATCTCCTGAAGCACCACTAGAAACAATTCCTGAAGTATATAATGGTGTATTTTTATGCAAGTAGGACATTGTTATTAATTCAGTAAAACCTTTAGTTTCTTCTTGAATTTCTTTTAATAAGAACAAATGGTCTACAATATGTTTTGGCTCTTCAACATGACCATACATTATAGTGGATGATGTTTTTATCCCTTGCTTGTGTAATTCTTTGATTACTTTTACCCAATCCTTAACAGATATTTTGTTTGGACATATTATTTTCCTTACATCATCGTTTAATATTTCAGCGGCAGCTCCTGGTACAGTATGCAATCCTGCTTCCTTTAATATTTTAATAGCTTCTTTAACATCAAGTCCTGCACTTTCTGCACCTACCAATATTTCAAATGGCGAATATGCGTGAGTGTCTATATACTCTGTCTTTTCAATAATTTGTTTAATTATATCGGCTTGCATATAAGTATCTATTTCCCTTACTACCCCACCCATAAGTGTTACTTCGGTAGCGCCGTTATTTTTGGCCCATAGGGCTTTTTCTGCTATTTCTGAAGGTTCCATATAATATTTATCCATAACTCCTTTTTCATGGGGAAATGCGCAAAATTTACAACCTGATTCACAAATATTTGTAAAATATATATTTGCATTATTTACGTAAGTTACTACATCACCGCAAATGTCTTTTCTTAAATCATCTGCTAGTTTTAAGGTATCAAAAAAGTTTTCGGGGTTTTCTAATAATTCTATCGCTTCTTTTTTTGATATGTCTTTTTCTTTAAAGATTTCATAATCCATGGGCTCACCAAGTATTTGAAAATTTTTTAAATATTTATTATATATTAAGCTATAAAATAGAGTTTTTTACAAATCTATTCATTGTATTGATTTTAGTTATTAACCTGTATGTTAGTCTATGTTTAAGTTTCTTATTACTATATATAATTTTCCATTATCGCCTATTTATTTCTAAAATTTAAATTAGTTTTTAAAATTAACTTTATTTAATGAATACTTTAATTAAAATTAAGTTAATTAGATTTTGAACAACTATAATTCGATTTTAATAAAAAAAGAATTTAAACTTAAATTATGCCAATAAATATTTTTTTTAACTATATAATACATAATAATATTTTAATTACCCATATTAAGTTATTTAATGAATAATTAGACTTTTTTGCTGGAAATTAGATAGTATATATAATTTTCTATTCATAATAAATAGAAAATGGATTATATTGCCAATTAGTAATAGTAATAATTGTTATATTAAAACTACGAATAGGAAGGTGTCAGAATGAAATTCGGTATTGAATTTGTTCCAAACGAACCAGTAACTAAGTTAAACTACTACGTAAAGTTAGCTGAAGACAACGGTTTTGAATTCTGTTGGATTACAGACCACTACAACAACAGAAACGTTTACATGACCTTAGGTGCAATCGCATCAGCAACAAATAAAATTAAAATCGGTCCTGGTGTTACAAACCCATACGTAAGAAGCCCAGCAATTGCAGCATCGGCAATGGCAACATTAGATGAATTATCTGGTGGAAGAGCTACATTCGGTATTGGCCCTGGTGACAAGGCTACATTCGATGCATTAGGTATTGAATGGACAAAACCTGTAGGAACCGTTAAAAAAGCAATCGCTGAAATGAGAGAATTGTTAGCAGGTAAAAGATTAGAATCTGGTGCTCAGTTAGCAGTTAAACCATCAACTGACGTACCTATATACTTAGGTGCACAAGGACCTAAAATGTTAGAAACAGCAGGTGCAATCGCTGATGGTGTTTTAATCAACGCTTCAAACCCTAAAGACTTCGAAGCAGCAGTACCTTTAATTAAAAAAGGTGCAGAAGATGCAGGAAGAAGTATGGCAGATGTGGACGTTGCAGCATACGCTTGTATGTCAGTAGATAAAAAATCAGAAAAAGCAAAGCAAGCAGCTATCCCTGTAGTAGCATTTATTGCAGCAGGTTCACCTCCTGTAGTTTTAGAAAGACACGGAATACCTGCAGAAAAAGTAGAAACAATCAGAGCAGCTTTAAAAGAAGGTAACTTCGGTGCAGCATTTGGTGCAGTAGATGACCAGTTATTAGAAGCATTCGCTTTATACGGTACACCTGAAGAAGTTATTGAAAAAGTTAAAGCATTAGAAGCAATGGGTGTTACACAAATTGTTGCAGGTTCACCTATCGGACCTAACAAAGACACAAGTATTAAATTAATCGGTAAACACATCATACCAGCATTCAAATAATTTTTTTACTTAAATTTTTAAGTAAAAATTTTTTAATTTTTTAAAACAGCTTTTTTTTAAATGATTTAAATGTTATAAATTAATAGTTTATAAAAAAAATAGTAAAATATAATTTAAATGTACTTTTAGATTATTCAATTTACTCGATTTACTTATCTGACGATTTTTCAATAAATTTATCAATAGTTTTAATATCAATATGAGTTGATATTCCTAATCTATCTAATATAATGTTTGTTAAAACTACTTTTAAGATATCTTTACCTTCTTTTAAATCAGTTAGTTTTCCAAGTTTTTTAGTGGTTGCAGGGGATTTTAATTTAGCTAATGCCTGAGAAATATCTTCTTCTTTTACCCTTCCTTTTTTGGAGACATAAATTTCATCAGCAATTTCCTCAAGTTGTATCATGTCAAATGGTAAATATTCTTTTATTTTTTTAGATAAAGTTTCCTCTACGGATATTAAAATTCTTGAAACTTCCACATCTGCCGTATTTTCATCTATCTTTAATTTTTTAGATACGTACCATTTTCCTTTTTTTGCGTTAAATAATATTTTTTCCTCAGCCATTTTTTTCACCGAATTTTAAATATTAACTCTATTTTTAATTATTTTAACTTAATCTATTTTTAATATATAATATTATACAATTATTAAATAAATAATATATATTATTTCTCAATGAATTTTGAGTATAATTTTTAAAATAAAAGATCAACAATAACTAAAACAAAATAAATTAGCTTTTAATACAATAATACAAGAATTTAATTTAAAAATAGTTTAAAATAGATTATTTATAATTTTAACAATTATAAATAATTAATTCATTTCTATGAATTTTTTTAAGTTGTGGTTTTTAATATCTTCAACAGCTATTTCTTCAACACTGTTTACTTTGATGAATGCTCTTTTAACATGGTGTTTACTACCAATTTCTGAGTACATGATTTCTAAAGCATCTTCTTCTTTTAAAACATTGTATTCTTTTGAAAATACCATTGGTTCATCTTTACCAAGGATTTCGCCATTTATTTTTATTATTTTAGCCATTTTATTCACCTTGAATATATACTAATTTATATTTAATATTTTATCATCATACTGGTTATTTAATTTTAATTTATTTTTAATGTTATGTTTTATTTTTTAAATAACTTAACATATTAATCTATTAAATCAAGATATTCTTCAATTCTTAGTATTTCAGGTCCTGTAGTTTCTACACCCACAAGTGCACCGTTACTATTGGCAACTAT from Methanococcus voltae includes:
- the cofH gene encoding 5-amino-6-(D-ribitylamino)uracil--L-tyrosine 4-hydroxyphenyl transferase CofH — encoded protein: MDYEIFKEKDISKKEAIELLENPENFFDTLKLADDLRKDICGDVVTYVNNANIYFTNICESGCKFCAFPHEKGVMDKYYMEPSEIAEKALWAKNNGATEVTLMGGVVREIDTYMQADIIKQIIEKTEYIDTHAYSPFEILVGAESAGLDVKEAIKILKEAGLHTVPGAAAEILNDDVRKIICPNKISVKDWVKVIKELHKQGIKTSSTIMYGHVEEPKHIVDHLFLLKEIQEETKGFTELITMSYLHKNTPLYTSGIVSSGASGDYDLLITALSRIILKDTIPNIQAPWVKLGIKLSQISLRCGANDVGGTLMGDEVSEAAGADEVSMTKDELRNSILAINRIPKERSTTYDIIE
- a CDS encoding DUF2666 domain-containing protein encodes the protein MAEEKILFNAKKGKWYVSKKLKIDENTADVEVSRILISVEETLSKKIKEYLPFDMIQLEEIADEIYVSKKGRVKEEDISQALAKLKSPATTKKLGKLTDLKEGKDILKVVLTNIILDRLGISTHIDIKTIDKFIEKSSDK
- the mer gene encoding 5,10-methylenetetrahydromethanopterin reductase, with translation MKFGIEFVPNEPVTKLNYYVKLAEDNGFEFCWITDHYNNRNVYMTLGAIASATNKIKIGPGVTNPYVRSPAIAASAMATLDELSGGRATFGIGPGDKATFDALGIEWTKPVGTVKKAIAEMRELLAGKRLESGAQLAVKPSTDVPIYLGAQGPKMLETAGAIADGVLINASNPKDFEAAVPLIKKGAEDAGRSMADVDVAAYACMSVDKKSEKAKQAAIPVVAFIAAGSPPVVLERHGIPAEKVETIRAALKEGNFGAAFGAVDDQLLEAFALYGTPEEVIEKVKALEAMGVTQIVAGSPIGPNKDTSIKLIGKHIIPAFK
- the rpl18a gene encoding 50S ribosomal protein L18Ae translates to MAKIIKINGEILGKDEPMVFSKEYNVLKEEDALEIMYSEIGSKHHVKRAFIKVNSVEEIAVEDIKNHNLKKFIEMN